One bacterium genomic window, ATCAACGACCGCCAGCGGCGCGCCCTCGCGGTGATGCGGCGCAACCAGGAGCGGCTCCAGGAGCTGATCCGCCAGCTCCTGCGCTACGGGAAGCTGGAGGAGAGCACGGCCCAGGTCTTCATGGGCGAGATCAGCGTCGTCAAGCTGCTGCGCTTTCTCGAGCAGAGCTTCCTGCCGGCGATGGAGCAGAAGGGCGTCGACTTCCGGGTGATCCCGCCGGACCCGGACGTGCACGTCATGGGGCAGGAGGATCTCATCGAGCAGGCCCTGCGCAACCTGATCGGCAACGCGCGCAAGTTCACCGAACCGGGCGGCCGCATCGCCGTCAGCGTGGACGCCAGCGAGGCGCCCGCGCGACTCGGGCTCGTCGTCGAGGACAGCGGTTGCGGCATCGCGCAGGATGCACTACCCTTTATCTTCGAACGCTTCCGGCAGGGCGACGGCTCGATCCGCCGCAAGTACGGCGGCACCGGCCTGGGCTTGGCCATCGTCAAGAAGATCGCCGACGCGCACCGGGCTACGGTCAAGGTGGAGAGCACGGTGGGGAGGGGATCGCGCTTCACGATCGTGCTGCCGATCGTCGATCGCGACCAGGAGCGCGTCCAGCTCGAGCGGAGGAGGCAGCCGCGATGACACCCGACAAGAGCCGCCGCATCCTGGTCGTCGACGACGAGCCGGATATCGTCGAGATGCTGCAGAGCCTGCTCGAGATCGAGGGTTTCACCGTGAGCGCGGCGACCGGCGGCGAGCAGGCCCTGGCGGCGCTCGCAGCGCAGCCGGACCTGGTGCTCCTGGACATCATGATGCCGGGCATGGACGGCCACGAGGTGCTCGCGGCCATCCGCCGCCGGCCCGACACCGCCGCGCTGCCGGTGCTGATGGTCACCGCGCGCAACGACGTCGTCGACATCGGCAATGCGCTCGACGCCGGCGTCAACGGCTTCGTCGTCAAGCCCTTCGAAACGGAAAGCCTGCTGCGCACCCTGCGCGCCGTGCTCGAGCGGCGGCCCGCCGAGTTCTACGCCAACTACGAAGCCGTGCAGGGCGTGACCGCCCGCCAGGGCGGCGGCTATCAGGAGGGCGACCGCATCATCTTCCTCGACCTGCAGGAGACCGATCCCGGCGCCGACCACATCCTCGGTGCGCTCGCCAAGGACGGGGTGCACCTGATGAGCATCCTCCAGTTCGACACCGA contains:
- a CDS encoding response regulator transcription factor, with the protein product MTPDKSRRILVVDDEPDIVEMLQSLLEIEGFTVSAATGGEQALAALAAQPDLVLLDIMMPGMDGHEVLAAIRRRPDTAALPVLMVTARNDVVDIGNALDAGVNGFVVKPFETESLLRTLRAVLERRPAEFYANYEAVQGVTARQGGGYQEGDRIIFLDLQETDPGADHILGALAKDGVHLMSILQFDTEHGARQSSVLVTAEDGLAFGAFLNALLASGSVSVAACQIYKDPLDLPSDLITGGQYSAD